ttatttgaccgtgttgaccaaaactgaccatgtgagcacttttattcataaatctatataccagcatactaaatcagcaaattttttcaaatttttgtttgcataaatttagggtgccttcatgtcctccttttattcaaaattttgatacgtaacaaaatttcagtagttttgataccttatattgacttgtacaacaaaattatttgactgcatcaactaaaactgaccatatatgtgcactttaatttgtaaatctatataccagcatagtaaatcagccatatttgttatgtcaggattcaatgtatattacaatggacagcaatattgctatacaataacaacaattttttgtttgcataaatttagggtgccagcatatgtcctccttttattcaaaatattgatacgtaacaaaatttcagtagttttgatacctcttgctgacttgtgcaacaaaattatttgaccgtgttgaccaaaactgaccatgtgtgcacttttttttataaatctatatacccgcatagtaaatcagccatattttttcaaatttttgttcgcataaatttagggtgccagcatgtcctctttctattcaaaatttgtatacgtaacaaaatttcagtagatttgataactcatattgacttgtacaacaaaattatttgactgcatcaactaaaactgaccatatgtgcactttaatttgtaaatctatataccagcatagtaaatcagccatatttgttatgtcaggattcaatgtatattacaatggacagcaatattgctatacaataacaacaattttttgtttgcataaatttagggtgccagtatatgtcctccttttattcaaaatattgatacataacaaaatttcagtagttttgatacctcttgctgacttgtgcaacaaaattatttgaccgtgttgaccaaaactgaccatgtgagcacttttattcataaatctatataccagcatactaaatcagcaaattttttcaaatttttgtttgcataaatttagggtgccttcatgtcctccttttattcaaaattttgatacgtaacaaaatttcagtagttttgataccttatattgacttgtacaacaaaattatttgactgcatcaactaaaactgaccatatatgtgcactttaatttgtaaatctatataccagcatagtaaatcagccatatttgttatgtcaggattcaatgtatattacaatggacagcaatattgctatacaataacaacaattttttgtttgcataaatttagggtgccagcatatgtcctccttttattcaaaatattgatacgtaacaaaatttcagtagttttgatacctcttgctgacttgtgcaacaaaattatttgaccgtgttgaccaaaactgaccatgtgagcacttttattcataaatctatataccagcatactaaatcagcaaattttttcaaatttttgtttgcataaatttagggtgccttcatgtcctccttttattcaaaattttgatacgtaacaaaatttcagtagttttgataccttatattgacttgtacaacaaaattatttgactgcatcaactaaaactgaccatatatgtgcactttaatttgtaaatctatataccagcatagtaaatcagccatatttgttatgtcaggattcaatgtatattacaatggacagcaatattgctatacaataacaacaattttttgtttgcataaatttagggtgccagcatatgtcctccttttattaaaaatattgatacgaaacaaaatttcagtagttttgatacctcttgctgacttgtgcaacaaaattatttgaccgtgttgaccaaaactgaccatgtgtgcactttttttttataaatctatataccagcatagtaaatcagccatattttttcaaatttttgttcgcataaatttagggtgccagcatgtcctctttttattcaaaatttgtatacgtaacaaaatttcagtagatttgatacctcatattgacttgtacaacaaaattatttgactgcatcaactaaaactgaccatatgtgcactttaatttgtaaatctatataccagcatattaaatcagccatatttgttatgccaggattcaatgtatattacattggacagcaatattgctatacaataacaacaagtTTTTgatgcataaatttagggtgccagcatatgtcctccttttattcaaaatattgatacgtaacaaatttcagtagttttgatacctcttgctgacttgtgcaacaaaattatttgaccatgttgaccaaaactgcccatgtgagcacttttattcataaatctatataccagcatactaaatcagcaaattttttcaaatttttgttttcataaatttagggtgcttccatgtcctccttttattcaaaattttgatacgtaacaaaatttcagtagttttgatacctcatgctgatgtgtacaacaaaattatttgactgcatcaactaaaactgacaatttgtgcactttaatttctaaatctatataccagcatagttattcagccatattttttatgtcaggattcaatgtataatacaatggacagcaatattgtaatacaataacaacaaatttttgtttgcataaattaagggtgacagcatgtcatccttttattcaaattattaagacgtaacaaaattacagtagttttgatatctcatactgacttgtacaacaaaattatttgactgcatcaacttaaactgaccattcatgtatgtgcactttaatttgtaaatctatatacccgcatagtaaatcagccatattttttatgtcaggattcaatgtataatacaatggacagcaatattgcaatacaataacaacaaatttttgttcgcataaattaagggtgccagcttgtcctcctttaattcaaaatattgatacttaacaaaatttcagtagttttgatacctcatgctgaccatgctgacttgtacaacaaaattatttgaccgcatcaactaaaactgaccatatgtacactttaatttgtaaagtaatatacctgtatagtaaatcagccatattttttgtgttaggattcaatgtacaatacaatggacagcaatattgcaatacaataacaacaaatttgtgttcgcatacaTTAAGGGTGCTagaatgtcctccttttattcaaaatattgatacgtatcaaaattacagtgttttgatacctcatgctgacttgtacaacaaaatattttgaccgttccaccaaaactgaccatatgtgcacttaaatttgtaaatctatataccatatatacctgcatagtacaAAAATGTAGTAATTCAGCCATAtgttttatgtcaggattcaatgtataatacaatggattgcaatattgcaatacaatataacaacaaatttttgtttcgcataaatttagggtgccagcatgtcctccttatattcaaaatactgatacgtaacaaaatttcaatagttttgatacctcatgctgacttgttcaatgaaataatttgaccgcattgaccaagaccaaaactgaccatatgtgcactctaatttgtaaatctacatgtatataccagcatagtaaatcagccatatttttttatgtcaggattcaatgtataatacaatggacagctatattgcaatacaataacaacatgaacaacaaatttttgttcgcataaatttagggtgccagcatgtcttccttttattcaaaatattgatatgtaacaaaatttcagtagttttgatacctcatgctgacttgtacaacaaaatgatttgaccgcattaaccaaactgaccatatgtgcactttaatttgtaaatctatataccatgtatacccgcatagtaaataagccatattttttatgtcaggattcaatgtataatacaatggacagtaatattgcaatataataacaacaaattttttttcgcattaattttggatgtcagcatgtcctccttttattgaaaatattgatacgtaacaaaatttcagtagatttgatacctcatgctgacttatacaacaaaattatttgactgcatcgaccaaaaactgacctgcatatgtgcactttaattaaaaaatctatatatattcgcatagtaaatcagccatattttttatgtctggattcaatgtataaaataaatgaccgCTGTTGGGATGGCGCCTAATTATGTTTTCTCCTGGCACTCATGTGAACATGTTAGTAGGACggcaaatgtaagcaataagGAAAATTCATGCAATTTTTTTCCCGCATGCATTGCGAATGTCAgcgtttcatctctgtattcataatattgaacagtcactagggTGTGTAAAACGAAACTATTAGGCCGCACCATCcaaatacatgtaccaacactgacatgtctgaattcatttgtgctttttaataaaaaatgtatttgaggttatcttctggtaatagtatactgttaatatattatgtcggttgattgattttgtttgtagttaaacgtcaagtgacaactatttcattcatgtgcacaaatctctcgacaaatctgacgaatttgacaagattgttggtagttttaccacatcgtacatatccggacactgtacaactgtacaattttcgttagaatattctgcggaaaaagaAAAGTAAATCCAATCCAAAcaagtagaataacaatgaaatatccatgcatgcatgtataaatgcgtAAAGTAAAAATTAAGAAGGGacgggttacactaatgactggaccgaatgacaggaccgaatgacaggaccaaatgaaaaatgctaataactttttcatttctcaaaggattgaactcaaatttgaaatacaataagatttcatcatttgataaatagatttaagaaaaaaaaaaaaaaaaatttgtaagaaactttagaaaacgtgacatgaccaactttgataatgacaggaccaacatcgggaatgacaggaccaaataaaaatgctaataacttttttatttttcaaaggaattatctcagatttgaaatataaaatggtatgtcatattttgaaactgaaatgttataaaaaatataaatttattttcaaaaactttagaaaacgtgacatgaccatcgctgactgcCAGGACCAATCTCGACAATGAccggaccagatgaaattgctaatttttcttttatttctcaaaatatttttctgaaatttgatatataataagattttctctttttataaatagatttaagaaaaaaaattaaaaaaatttgtaagaaactttagaaaacgtgacatgaccaactctgataatgacatgaccaacatcgacaatgacaggacaaaataaaaatgctaataacttttttatttttcaaaagaattatctcagatttgaaacataaaatgatatgtcacattttgaaacatttatgttataaaaaatatagatttattttcaaaaactttcaaaaacgtggcatgaccatcgctgactgacatgaccaacctcgacaatgaccGGAACAAATGAAATTCCTTTTTTTCGCAGAATATTTCTCTGAAATTTTAAAttaccattttatacataaatataagatcatataagaaaaaggtataaaaagctTGATGAAATGTGACCTGGTTTACGTTGTCAACgttgcaaataaaatattcattcatattCATTCAATAATAGGACAATCCTCGACaattaatgacaggaccaaataaaaatgccaATTATGCATAACATTTGTCAGAATATTCCtctcaaatttaaaataatgacaaTTTAGACCATTTTACACATCATAtcagaaaaatatagaaaaaaaaaaacgtattgaaAGCTTGCGGTTGTGTGATCTGACCAACATGTCCAACATCGATCGGCTACTGATGATCTggccaatgaaaaaaatcataatttctttcttattttactgaaattgttcAGTTCTGATCCATAATTAgtaagatatatcttataaatacaGGAAAATATATTCTATGGTGGTTAAAAATCTTGACCTAGCTACTTAAGGTATGTTGACAGAGAGTCACCTGTCAAAAAGACACGAATGATCACTATATTTAAGAaagagatcttgaaatatttataagttattacatataatcattttatataatatatcagttCATTAAACTATAGATAAATTCagatttattgaattatcatcataatatttattgacataatGAAGCCCTATTTAAGCCACTTTGGAAAGGTATCAAACCTTAATTTTAAAGTAGTCCGTGAAAATGTTTGAttcagtatattttatgaaaatatttaaaactaccaAGATATCATGCATGCAAGGGTCGGGCACACTTcaagaaatgtttatttgtttatttattattactattaGGATGGACCCTGCATATACTCAAACATACATGGAAAtaattattaatgttctgaaaatattaataaaacaacgACATGAACTATTATGTGATTTTAATTACTGTCATCACAATCTTTATTGGATTTACCAACTAATTTATGGCTTATGTCACaccttttgtttgttaccttataATTATTTTCAGAAGTGTCAGATTATGACCggtatttaatatacaaaatattttaaatgaatgaatgaatgatctttTTTCTCATCAAACTAaatacatagttacagagaagatataacaatgatatatataaaacatataagatATAGCATGTGTGAAATATCAATTACACCaaagataaataaacatataGTTGTACTAACCAGGAGGATAGACTTTCGCAGAAATAGATTTAATAAAGCTACAAAGTTTCTCATGCTGAGAAGTGCAATATTTCTACAACTCGGTTTAATacaatattccaataaaaaaaatcaaataacacgGTGGGCGTTCGCAGACCTTACGTTTCCCCCCGTTAGCATTTTTCCTTTATCTTCTAAAAACTTTTAAATcatgtgtttttaaattattattattaatttaaacCAGGATTTCGATAGTAGGAACTATGGTCATTTCAcgttttcgcaataaaaaaatctagatttttttttaattgatatattttaaatccgccataatttcttttcaaaattaaaaagtgaatagcatttttatttggtcctgtcctTGTCGAGGTTTGTCCTGTCATTGTCAGCGTTGGTCAGGTCACATTACAgcaagcttttaatatttttttctatgttattcctatctttatgtataaaatggttaaatctGATTATATCTCAAATTTCCAcctggtcctgtcattgtcgatgttggtcctgtcagtcagcgatggtcatgtcacgtttaaactttctatattttttataacatttatttttcaaaatatgacatattattttatatttcaaatctgagagaattcctttgaaaaataaaaaaaaagttatttgcatttttatttggtcctgtcattgtcgaggttTGTCCTGTCATTGTCAGCGTTGGTCAGGTCACATTACAgcaagcttttaatattttttttctatgttattcctatctttatgtataaaatggttaaatctGATTATATCTGAAATTTCCAcctggtcctgtcattgtcgatgttggtcctgtcagtcagcgatggtcatgtcacgtttaaactttctatattttttataacatttatttttcaaaatataatgtatattattttatatttcaaatctgagagaattcctttgaaaaataaaaaaaaagttatttgcatttttatttggtcctgtcattgtcgatcttggtcatgtcacgttttctgaagtttcttacaattttttttctttttttttcttaaatctatttatcaaatgatgaaatcttattatatttcaaatttcaggaaaatattttgagaaataaaagagaaattagcaatttcatctggtccggTCATTGTTGAGGTTGGTCCTGGCAgccagcgatggtcatgtcacgttttcgaaaattttttgaaaataaatttatatttttataacattttagtttcaaaatatgatataccattttatatttcaaatctgagataagtcctttaaaaaataaaaaagttattagcatttttatttggtcctgtcattctcgatgttggtcctgtcattatcagagttggtcatgtcacgttttctgaagtttcttacaattttttattttttttttcttaaatctatttatcaaatgataaaatcttattatcttttaaatttgagatcaatcctttgaaaaataaaaaagttattagcatttttcatttggtcctgtcattcggtcctgtcattcggtccagtcattagtgtaacccagaagggacaggtaaaaaacggggaacgaagtaacgtcgacAAAGATGTTGATAATTCCCACGATATACGaatgttgttccgatgcgttggataaccctaATTTCCATCCgccttctaattaaaaaaatatgatagctcgatctatgtaattgactaatatttataagaatatattaaataaaaaaaagaaagaatagaCCATTGTGTTGTTATGAATAATGTCTGACTTGTACGGAGTATAGcgagtaaagaaatttgctatcagaggccttctttggaagaacaatgcgaatgttgtttatacatattttaataaagctcaagtctgatatgaaaagtcgcaaaaaacgataacatttcattagcagacatgtccccaggtctggtcaatagcagacttgtccacaggtctggtcagaaacagacctgtccacaggtctggtcagaaacagacctgtccacaggtctggtcagaagcagacctgtccacaggtctggtcaggagcagacctgtccacaggtctggtctggggcagacctgtcctcaggactgttCAAAAGCAGACTTgaccacaggtctggtctggaacagacccgtcgataggtctgcagcagtcataaaaaagcggaCCGTACTCACTGGTCTGGTCCACcgtagacgaagttaacttgctggtctgcttaaaaattctaaagttaacttaaaaagcagtcaacaagttaactctaagttaacttttgtcaaggttaggaccgcacccatctgtatgtTACATCTCgaaatctttagatttttttttaaatattccgcTGTGATACGTCTCTAGAATATGGAAATAGAATTTTAACTTCAAGCAGGTGAATTTTTCTTCCGTTATAAACATATAGAAATTACTTTTGATACAAATGGAATGGAGTAGGTCCGGGAAGGGATAATTTTGGCCTCAAGGTTATGaatcatctgatgaaagatttttgacactttttttttaaaacttttaaatgtcTACTGcagtcgattcaattagtttacGGGAaatatttgaactgatttagtcatttaaGATGCTAAAATTCCAATTaagatatgaaaaatctatcaaatatgccataatatatcacttttcagatagtttttgtcaaaaataaaattggcCGCATACGTGTTCAttctcaatctttatatatgttatgtactatagctatcatcaaatacaacttacataaAGAATTAACACAAATGAAGACACATTCGTTTACGCCGGAAAccgtataaaaatttcaaatgcttaaattatgaagatttcagtaatttagcgtttacgttttaacaattttttttaaactactatattttgaggccaaaaagaagtcttactggacctactcctttccatacattgatataaaacataataaattgaATTGTGCAAGCATAGGGTTAAATGTTCTaaagaaattgaaatatgtatgaaatatatcTTTCTCGCATATATTTACCACTTATCATACcaataattgaatattcatactAGTTATAGGATGGTGGTTCTCAACAAGAATCCGAACATAATCAGTTTGAAGCAAGAATATTAGTTACTGGGTTGCCCGTGCTTCCGTGTCGGGAAGCTATATATTTCGAAACAGACTTGAAACCGCTAGTAGACAGAAGAAAGTTCAGAAAGCTCAAGTTGGTCCATTCTTTACATAATGGGCCTGTACCTATCTATCTCTGAGATGTAATGCCCCAAGTTGTATGTCAAGTATCTAATTATGATTTGAAAACAGCAATAATTATGAAGAGTCCCgctataaacaaaatataaatataaaatcctttttttcATCTACTACTATTGAATGGAATTGGCGCAACCCCGACAAACTTACTTACCAAGATACAAATCTATTTTTCAAACGAAAGATGAAATCTAAATTGATACAGCCAACCTCATATTTTAGTAGTGATAGAAAATATGTTCATACACGTTTCAGACACTTGTGCAGTTCTTTGACTGAAATGCAGATCTGCACCGTGTTGATACTTATCCCAATTCCGCATACAGCTGTTGTCTTTCTGTTGAGGATGGTATTCACAATTTATGTGAGTGCTTTTTTCACAACGAGCAGGAGGAATATTGTTTTTTAACTTAGAAAAATATGCTGGATCAATTCAGCTCCTATTGGCTTGTGACGCTGACATTTCATTTCAGCAAAATACACAAATTGTTGATTATGTACTATCTTATACCTAAATTATACATATTCAATATGTATTTTGATTCCTACCTTCAAATCCAGTCTCATATATTTCTCTTCAGCGCTATAAAATCAGGAACaatgcaccattttctacatttgcaaatgcctgtgccaagtcaggaatatgacagttgttgtacattggtttggtgtgttttgtcatttgatttcgcGATTTAAGTAGAGACTTTACGAttaaattttcctcagagttcaatattatggtgattttactttttatgatacATTTTGTGTTCcatattattttgttgtttcagttttagtttttatttgttgtttacttGTATCCCTACTTTGTTTTTTGTCATTATCTATATCTGTTTATTTTATATGGATAGAGGACAAAACTTATGTTGTTactagtctgtttcccggccgttattgaaattcttgacaatacaATATAGATGGAAAAAAAACGTAAGGAGTTTGTTTCATTATTCGTCTTATTTCAATTTCACGATTATTGTTGATATGGCATAATAGAAAAGATCTGCTTTGAAAAATTACAATTTCGatttatttaaaacacaaatgaaaatatCGTCTGTTTCGAAGTTGCCTATATTTAAGACAATTTACAGAAAATGATtcttaatatctttttttttttcgtttttgttgggtttttgttacttcaaatttgagaaaaaacgaaacacttttattttcaaagaacGTAAAAAGTGTGAAAAAGGGATATCTTATCTCTTGAAAAGGCATCACAGAGGGTTTTTCGGGGTGTGCGAAATTACATGAAAATGAATCTCACTGCATATCCGGAATATTTAGCCACATAGTACGTGAAAATGTCTTTTTTTAGAAACAAGTAATCGTACATAACTTAAACTACAATATGGACAGAAACATTGAGGAAAAGGCTACTATAACCACCTACCTaaattaccggatttgttatcacataagcaacacgacgggtgccgcatgtggagcaggatctgcttacccttccggagcacctgagatcacccctagttttttggtagggttcgtgttgtttattctttagttttctatgttgtgtcgtgtgtgctgttgtttgtttgtctttttcatttttagccatggcgttgtcagtttgttttagatttatgagtttgactgtcactttggtatctttcgtacctcttttAAATGGCATGCACATCTTGAACAAGGTGTGTCATCTTTAcaatatgaaaatatgttttgCTGTGTATGGTTCTTAACCATAAtgaacaaatgattaaaaaagaatattaacTGTGCATTTTAAGAATTCAAAATGTATCAagaaagcatttaaaaaaaatgtttaacgaATAGAGATGAAAATAAAGAGAATCGTCTTTAATTTGATCTTTCATTGGTTTTGAAAAGAGTGCTACTGACGGGATTTTTGAAGTCTTCTTCAAGGCAAAAGAATATACGTCAGAAGTCAAAACGAATCGCCTTACAAAAACATATACGTCGAAACTTTGAAACACAAAGGGGTCGTTCACTCTCATTTTTGTTAAGTGTTCTTTGTTTAAAGTTGTTTAAAAATGGAGGTTGAACACAATGCAAATGTTTTACAATCATGTTATTATCGGTGAAGGAGAGCCGCTTATAGCTTTCTTGTCATTACAAACAAGAACATCAAACAAGAGAGTATCGAATTTGGTCTTTCCCCTCACTTCTGTCAGTTTATCTGCAAAAACAAACTGATATTGATTTATTGTTTTGGAGTTGGAAACTAAATGTCCACAATCGCACATTAGAAGGACGGTGAAATATCATGATTGAGGAGACAAGAAATTCATCACTGGAGAATTATCATCTAAGGATTTTGTCaataacattaattttataaCTAAACATTTAAAGGCAGTTTAGTTTAAAAACATActcttttttacatataaaaagggACTAAAGAAGGATAGTTTCAAACTGTAGTTCAGTTTGATGTACAtggtaaaatgtataatatttgattttaaaataacgAATTTGAAGGGATAACATGTAcactttttcaaatttaaaacagcTGTTTTATGAGATTCAATGTAGTTTATTTAAAGGCAAAACTGTTCAAATTTATAGAAACTGCTTTTTTACATTCATtagttatatgtaaaatatttatgcgTTTTACTATAAGGATAGCTTTATATCTATTCAATACATAAATGTGCATATACATAATTTGATAAAGCTGTactaaatattatgaaaaaataaaatccacaatgctttttttattgaaaaactaaACATATTGTGATTCACTTGTGTAGAAATATCTTGCTGGATATTATGATATATGCATAAATTTTAAGATCTCAGGATTAATTTATCTAACTGTAATTACTGTTCTTACATTAAACACAGTCTTCACtttcaaaaatatagaaaacaatttTACTTTAGCCATATTGGTGTCTTACACAGTTAGAAGGGCAGGTTGACCTAGTGCACAAAATATCTGCCAACCAGTTAGCAAAATGGTGACAGTTGTTGCTCAACCCATTAAAATAATATGCTGCTTGGTAATACCTAGCACATCCTTTGACACATTCTGTACTGAGTACACCATATCCGGCAGCGGGATAATCAGTTTCAGAATTACAATGGGATCGTCTTGGTGATGTACCGATTAGTGTTCTTCCTTCCGTTTTACCGGCACTTTTTCCAAtcaaaccagtccattcatagtAATATCCACGATAGTATAGATATCGATGAGTAAGTCTTATAGTTGATATGCTAGGTGACCTCTTTCCTCTGTTAAAACAAGCAAGGTTAGTTGTTCCGAAATAGAATCCATATCCTCTGGAACTACCTGCAAAAGTATTTCTCATCATTTCAATAATACAATTCTATAATATTTTAGAGCAATTATCTTGTTTGTCTTATTATAGAGTTCTTTACCTggaataaattttacaaa
The window above is part of the Mytilus edulis chromosome 6, xbMytEdul2.2, whole genome shotgun sequence genome. Proteins encoded here:
- the LOC139528482 gene encoding uncharacterized protein, which encodes MKLYRFALFLILAVLFVDKSNGCNRSNERCFGSSRGYGFYFGTTNLACFNRGKRSPSISTIRLTHRYLYYRGYYYEWTGLIGKSAGKTEGRTLIGTSPRRSHCNSETDYPAAGYGVLSTECVKGCARYYQAAYYFNGLSNNCHHFANWLADILCTRSTCPSNCVRHQYG